GGCTTCGCCGCTGGAGGTGTCTCCACCTCCGAGGGCTTCGGACGCTTCGGCCCTTCCAGCACGCGCCGCTCCGCGGCTGCGGCCACGGCCTTGCGCGCCACCTCCGCCTCCTCCACGCCCGCGGCATGGGCCTGCTTGAGCAGCCGCATCGCCTCGGGGGAGGGCTCTCCGTCGATGAGCTTGTTCGCCTTCAGCTCCCGCAGGAAGCGGGAGAAGGACGCCTCGCCCCCTCCACGCTCCGCCAGGGTGCGTGCCAGCTGGCGGAGCTCCGCCATCCGCGCCTCCGGCACCGCGCTCCCCGTCACCCGGAGCGGACCGCCACGCTGGAGCATCCCTGTCAGCTGCTCCTGGAGTTGCTTCTCGGCCTTGGCGGCCTTGAGCAACTGGGCCTTCTCCGCGGACGTCAGCCCCTTCACGCCATCGAGCTTGCTCGCGAACTGCTCCACGTTCTTCGTGGCGTTGAACTCGCGCACGACGTCCGTCATGCGCTCCAGCATCCTCGCGGCCCTCGTCAGGGCTGCCGCATCCACGGCCGCGCCGGCCATCGCGAGCACCACCCATCCGAAGGAGGGTTCGTGCGACGACAGGCCGCTGCCATGGGCGGCCATGCCGCCGCGGTAGTCATCCAGCGCTCCCTTGGCCTGGGCGATGCCGCCCCCCGCCACGATGCCCGAGGCGATGACGCCGACGACGCCCGGGCCCGTGAGCAGCCCCGCGCTCACCAGCACGCCGGTGATGGCCACGTCCGTCACCGCCTTCGACACCTGACGGTCGATCAGATGGTCGTCGATGATGCGGTTGGCCAGCGAGCCCGGCTGGAGGCCCTGGGCCTGGCGCGTGGACGCGAGCAGGACGTCCAGGCCATGAACGAACGAAGGGTCCTTCGCGAGCTCCGCGCGCGTCTTGGCAATGTCCTCGCGCCGTCCGGCCAGGTGCTGTCGCATCAGGCCCGCGGTCTCGCCGGGCTTCGCCTGGACCAGGCGTCTCGCGAAGTCCGGGTCGCGAGCCAGCAGCGGATGGGACTCCGCCAGACGATCGAGGCGCTCCTGCATCTCGCGCATCTTGAGGTCGGCCCGTTCGCGCAGCGCTCCCGCGTCGCCCTTGACGGCGGGCTTGTAGCCCGGCTCCCCCAGCGTGCCGGCGAGGCGGGCGCTGGAGACATTGAGCTTGGGCTGGATGGTGTCCGCCTTCGCGCGCAGGGCCTGGGCCTCCGCGAAGAGCTCGCGCGCGGGCGCCAGCTCCCGGTCGAGCCCCGTCGTGTCCGCGTAGCGCGAGCCGGCGGTGAACAGGTCGTGCTCGTAACGGGTGAGCATCCGCTGGCCCTGAGACCGCGCGGCGGCGTCGAACCCATCCCGGAAGTCCTGGAGCGACTTCTCGTAGTCCGCGAGGTCCTTGAAGCCGTGCAGGGGCAGCTGCTCGTTCAGCCGTTGCCCCAACTGCTTCGTCGCCGCTTCCGCACGCCGCTCCGGCAGCCCCAGGGCGGTCTTGTAGTTGGAGTAATCCTTGTAGAGCTGCTCGGGGGTGGTCACCCGCGTCTGCAGGTTCATCAGCCGCGCCGTCTCCGCGGCGTTCAGCTCCAGGTCCTTGCGGAACGCATCCACGGAGCGCTCGACGGCGCCCAGGTCCGTCGTGGCGCCGGTGGTCATGCTGATGAAGTCCTGGAACTCCTCGGGGGACAGGGCGGAGAGCTTCGCGGCGACCTTGCGCAGCGCCTCGGGGTCCACCGGGCCGCTGGCCACCGGCCCGTCCTGCCGCTTCAGCAGGTAGTCCCGCACGTGCTCCGGGGCGCCCTCCACGGCCTGGAGCAGGCGCAGATACTGCTGCCGCAGCGCCTCGCGGTAGACCTTGTCCCCCTGCGTGGCCGGCGCCTGGGTGTGGGTCTTCTCCGCGTAACGGCTGTTCGTCGCGCCCTCCAGCCACTCGCGCTCGCCCTTGCCCAGCTTCGCGGCGTAGGCCTCCTGCGCGGCCAGCGTCTTCGCATCCACGGGCTTGAGGGACCTGTCCAGGACGTCGACGCGCAGCTTGCCGTCCCGGATCCTGGCCATCACCTGCTTTTGCGAAGGAGGGTTGCTCGGGTCCGCCCATTCCAGCGGGGGGCCGGGGCTCCGGCGCTGGAGCTGCGCGTTGGCCTCCGCCAGCACCTCGTCCGGCGTGGGCTGCTTGCCGTCCTTCATCTTCCGCTTGAGCAGCTCACCCAGGTCCGCCGTGAAGGTGAACACGACCCCTTCGTCGGAGCCCTTCGCCGTGCCGCCCACCCGCTGCGCCGAGGTCGCGAGGGACATCCCCAGCCCCTCGACCTGGGACGCCGCGTCGGCGCGCGAGGGCAGGACGGACGGGGGCGTGAGGGCTCCGGTCAGGTCCACCCGCCGGGGTGTCGGGGCGGCGGACGTGAAGCCGTCCACGGGCTGGCGCGAAGGCGTGCTGACGCGCTGGGGGGCCGGCGCGGCGGCCGGCGTCGACGGGCGCGGCGATACGCCGTCCAGAGGCCTGCCCGGCGTCCGGAGTGTGGAGGCCGATGTGGCGCCTCCGGTCGGTCCTTGAACCCCCATGTCCCTGCTCCCCTCGCGGTGCAACCGCCCGCGTTCCCTTCAGGGACAGCGGCAGGGGATTTGTTTTGCATTCCGGCGTCAGACTTCCTGGAAAGGGGCCTGATTCCAACAGGTTGCGCTGGCTCTCACAGCCTGAGCACGGACATGGGGATCCGGTAGATGTCGCCGGTTCCCCGGCCGATTCCCTCGAGTGACGCGTCGTCCCGGGGCGTGTCGAAGCGCGGTCCCACGGGGCCCTGCTCGGCGCGGAGGCCGCCCGGTCCGATCAGAAGGGAGGGGTGCATGCCGTGGCGGAGCCCTCGGCGAAGCAGGTCCGGCGGGTCGCCCGGATGATCCGCTACATCGAGGACCCCAGCGCAGGGGATTGCTCGCTCGATGCGCTGGCCGCGCTCGCGGGGCTGAGCCGCTTCCACTTCCTGCGCATCTTCCAGAAGCAGACCGGCCAGACACCGCGCCAGTTCGTCATCGCCACCACGCCGCGGACGACCCGCCTGCCCATCACCCAGGTTTCACTGGAGGCGGGCTTCGGCGACCTGTCCCACTTCACGACGCGCTTCATGCAAGCGTTCGGTGCATCGCCTCGCGCGTACCGGCTCCGGCACGCGCGCCGACCTTTCGCTCGGTGAGCGTGACATCGAATGAGCAGGCGGTAAGGAGCTGGTGGTCGCTGAGCTCCTTGGCCGCGCACGAGGGAGGCCTACGCCGAGCGCGTCACGCTTGGCGTCCGGCCCGGCGCACGCGCCCAGCGCGAAGGCTTGTGGCTGCGTCCCGCCGCAAGCCCTCCGACGTCACCGCGGAGGAGGTGACCGCGCGTGTCAGGGCGACCTGGAGCGCATGTCGCAGCGGTTCGATGTCTCCCTTCGAGCGCTCCAGCGGCGGGTCCGGGAGCTGGGGTCGGAGACGGGCTTGACGCGCAAGGCGCTTCGATTGACGCGCAAGCGCCAGGGGTGACGCACACGCTCTCCGGCGACGGAGAGTGGGGGCAGGGCCTCGTGCGGGGCGAAGGCTGTCGGCACGCGCGTTGCTGATGGAGCAGGGGCGGCAGCGCCCGGGTGCAAACACCCGCCGCCTGACCCCGCTGTCCCCTTTCAACACCTCACGCCGCAATCCCCTGGAGCGTCTCCAATGAATCCAATCCTGCGCCGAATCCTGAGTCTGGCCATGCTGTCCGTCTGCCTTCCCCACTGTGCCCCCAGTGAGAGCCCCGAGCCGCAACGGCAGGTCGCGCACAAGGCCTACTCCATCAGCCGGCGGACCGTCGGTGAGTCCCTGCGGAAGGGAAGCTGGGTCGAGCGCTCAGGGGCCCTGCGCGTCCACTTCCCGGGACGTGCAACGGCCCACGACGTCTCCTTCGTCATCAGCCATCAAATCCAGAAGGGGAACGGAGACGCGACCATCATCGTGACCGATGCCACGACGGACACGGTGTCGGCCTTCGCGTTCAGCGACGAGACCGGTCTCGCGACGATCTCGGTCTCAGGGACGCAGGTTCCCATCGCCTTCAATCCCGACGGCACCTTCACCGTCGACGGCCAGGTTCAAACCACCCATGAAGAGGTCGCGCGGGGACTCGCCGGCCACCCGGCGCTGCGAGAGGTGAGCCCCGACACCTACGTTGCGCTCCATGAAGCCCTGGGGATCGTCCTTCCGAGCACCTCGAAAATCGGTTTCATCCTGGCGTACGTGGAGGCGCTCGCGGAGATCGCGGGGATGATGATCGACCTGGTCTACATTCCGCCTCCCCCTCCTGAAGGGACGGACTACACGGCGAGTGCGTTCATCTCGCGTCTCAACAAGAAGTGCATGGATGTGTCCGACGCGAACTTCGCGAATGGCACCCCCATCCAGATGTGGGGGTGCAATCTGACGGATGCCCAGCAGTGGACCTTCGTCGGGGATACCGTCCGGGTCGGCGGCAAGTGCCTGGACGTGACCGACGGAGGCACGAGCAATGGCACGCCCCTGCGTTTGTGGGACTGTGTTGGAAACCCCGCCCAGACCTTCACGCGAACTGTCGACGGCAAGCTGATCAGCAAGCTCGCGAACAAGTGCGTGGCCATCAAGGACGGCAGCACGGCCGATGGCGCCAGGATCCAGCTCTGGGATTGCCAGGGCTCGCCCGACCAGCTGTGGGACCTCGGTGGGACTCCGGTGGTCTCGCGGCTCAACAGCATGTGCATGGACGTGCCCGAGGCGAAGTTCTGGGACGGCAGACAGATCCAGATGTGGCAGTGCAATGGAACCTTTGCCGAGCGGTTCACCTTCCTTCGCGGCAGCATCCATGTCGGCAACAAGTGCCTGGACGTGGCCGACGGTTCCACGGGCAACGGCACTCCCGTTCGCCTTTGGGAATGCAACGGTACCGCCGCTCAGCACTTCACGCTGACCGACATTGGCGCCCTGCGCAGTGAGCTGCCTGGCAACAAGTGTGTGGACATCCAGGACGCCAACCCGGCCCCGGGGGCCCGGCTGCACCTCTGGGACTGTCTGGATGTCCCCAGTCAGAAGTGGAGCGTCGGCCCGACGGGGCGCTCCAACCTCGTCTCACGGCTCAACAACAAGTGCGTCGACATTCCCTACGCGGACTACCGCAATGGCAACCAGGTCCAGATCCTGGGCTGCAAGGCGCATGATGCCCAGCGGTGGACCGTCGTCGGTGACACCATCCGGAGCGGCGGTAAGTGCCTGGACGTGGCCAACGGCAACGCGAGCAACGGCACGGCCATTCGCCTGTGGGACTGCAACGGCACCGCCGCCCAGAACTTCATGCACACCGCTGACGGCAAGCTGCGCAATCCCCTGACCCAGAAGTGCATGGACATCCAGGATGCCAGCCCGAGCGAGGGCGCCAAGCTGAACCTCTGGGATTGCGTGGATCGCCCCAGCCAGAAGTGGTTCTTCGGCCCGGCCATCGAGTCCACCTTCCTCGCGCCCGTCAACAACCTGTGCATGGACGTGCCGGATGCGGACTTCTCAAATGGCAACCAGGTCCGGATGTGGAGCTGCAATGGGACCGCCGCCCAGCAGTGGATCCCCGTCGGCGGCACGCTGCGGGCCGGCGGGAAGTGCCTGGACGTGGCGAATGCGAGCTCGAGCAACGGCACGGCCATCCGCGTGTGGGAGTGCAACGGCACCGCCGCCCAGAACTTCACGTACACCGCCGGTGGCAAGCTGCTCAATCCCCTGACCAACAAGTGCGTGGACATGCGGGAAGCCAACCTGGCCGAGGGTACCCCGCTGCACCTCTGGGATTGCCTCGACGTGCCCACCCAGAAGTGGATCCACCGCTGAGTCCGCGGCTCCCCAAGACATCCTGAGTCGCCTGGCAGCGCGCCGCCAAGGAGCGGCGCGCTGCTCCTCGTTGCTTCACGGTCCTCCCTTCCGTCGCGGCCATTGCCCCATGAAGAACTTCGCCCTGCTCCTG
The sequence above is drawn from the Corallococcus sp. NCRR genome and encodes:
- a CDS encoding ricin-type beta-trefoil lectin domain protein, whose protein sequence is MNPILRRILSLAMLSVCLPHCAPSESPEPQRQVAHKAYSISRRTVGESLRKGSWVERSGALRVHFPGRATAHDVSFVISHQIQKGNGDATIIVTDATTDTVSAFAFSDETGLATISVSGTQVPIAFNPDGTFTVDGQVQTTHEEVARGLAGHPALREVSPDTYVALHEALGIVLPSTSKIGFILAYVEALAEIAGMMIDLVYIPPPPPEGTDYTASAFISRLNKKCMDVSDANFANGTPIQMWGCNLTDAQQWTFVGDTVRVGGKCLDVTDGGTSNGTPLRLWDCVGNPAQTFTRTVDGKLISKLANKCVAIKDGSTADGARIQLWDCQGSPDQLWDLGGTPVVSRLNSMCMDVPEAKFWDGRQIQMWQCNGTFAERFTFLRGSIHVGNKCLDVADGSTGNGTPVRLWECNGTAAQHFTLTDIGALRSELPGNKCVDIQDANPAPGARLHLWDCLDVPSQKWSVGPTGRSNLVSRLNNKCVDIPYADYRNGNQVQILGCKAHDAQRWTVVGDTIRSGGKCLDVANGNASNGTAIRLWDCNGTAAQNFMHTADGKLRNPLTQKCMDIQDASPSEGAKLNLWDCVDRPSQKWFFGPAIESTFLAPVNNLCMDVPDADFSNGNQVRMWSCNGTAAQQWIPVGGTLRAGGKCLDVANASSSNGTAIRVWECNGTAAQNFTYTAGGKLLNPLTNKCVDMREANLAEGTPLHLWDCLDVPTQKWIHR
- the xopAJ gene encoding XopAJ/AvrRxo1 family type III secretion system effector zeta toxin, which codes for MDGFTSAAPTPRRVDLTGALTPPSVLPSRADAASQVEGLGMSLATSAQRVGGTAKGSDEGVVFTFTADLGELLKRKMKDGKQPTPDEVLAEANAQLQRRSPGPPLEWADPSNPPSQKQVMARIRDGKLRVDVLDRSLKPVDAKTLAAQEAYAAKLGKGEREWLEGATNSRYAEKTHTQAPATQGDKVYREALRQQYLRLLQAVEGAPEHVRDYLLKRQDGPVASGPVDPEALRKVAAKLSALSPEEFQDFISMTTGATTDLGAVERSVDAFRKDLELNAAETARLMNLQTRVTTPEQLYKDYSNYKTALGLPERRAEAATKQLGQRLNEQLPLHGFKDLADYEKSLQDFRDGFDAAARSQGQRMLTRYEHDLFTAGSRYADTTGLDRELAPARELFAEAQALRAKADTIQPKLNVSSARLAGTLGEPGYKPAVKGDAGALRERADLKMREMQERLDRLAESHPLLARDPDFARRLVQAKPGETAGLMRQHLAGRREDIAKTRAELAKDPSFVHGLDVLLASTRQAQGLQPGSLANRIIDDHLIDRQVSKAVTDVAITGVLVSAGLLTGPGVVGVIASGIVAGGGIAQAKGALDDYRGGMAAHGSGLSSHEPSFGWVVLAMAGAAVDAAALTRAARMLERMTDVVREFNATKNVEQFASKLDGVKGLTSAEKAQLLKAAKAEKQLQEQLTGMLQRGGPLRVTGSAVPEARMAELRQLARTLAERGGGEASFSRFLRELKANKLIDGEPSPEAMRLLKQAHAAGVEEAEVARKAVAAAAERRVLEGPKRPKPSEVETPPAAKPSTRSPVVETPLAKPPTAPVKTPPKAVVEGFRELTDVKGQSASTLAARSQGGGLLEANGAQLRFMTSEGRVFEGTVTSKNAHDVLDLVKDADLRLGKSSGSYAVRQAILERSGGELDTYEAFTVGQFPRDQVPWKWLEDPANWVSERRELQQKLFASEVQKAQALSDRLEPNTVYALRGNTAAGKTTAVKNDPFLQSRILGANNELSGALNPDPIKAQIVEAASGKLSTSQSHVEGSTLSQRVETEMLSRPNSSVVYDKRFAGPTDIPRMLAAVGDRNVKIIDLEVPLETSSVRVLMRDPGTADPLVPFKAVKDGFDGVRRYRAELLAGRPHGPDGTGGFEGVFGNEKITDYKLLVTDSSGKQVLVAEKRAGKVYLPDTPEKQALYEKAALGLPDHEIDRVKKTIIDDAFIDRQVRATPPAFTKKMRARLTEYKGKTLEQALDAHAKRTQ
- a CDS encoding AraC family transcriptional regulator yields the protein MAEPSAKQVRRVARMIRYIEDPSAGDCSLDALAALAGLSRFHFLRIFQKQTGQTPRQFVIATTPRTTRLPITQVSLEAGFGDLSHFTTRFMQAFGASPRAYRLRHARRPFAR